The Chroogloeocystis siderophila 5.2 s.c.1 genome includes the window TTAATTGTTCCAGTGTCGCAATCATAAAGTTAAGGCTTGAGAAGAGACATTACAGCAGTTAAGAAGTTCCATACTACAACCTCTAGCCTTTAATTTTCATACTTAAATCAAGCCACGAAGAGTGCGTCACTGGAGCACTTGTCGAAACATAATCAACTCCAGTAGCAGCGACTTGATAAATTGTGTCCAACGTAATGTTACCTGAGGCTTCTATTTTTATTCGTTTATTATACTGACGAATCAGTTTAACTGCTTGACACATCACTTCTACAGGCATATTGTCAAGCATGATAATGTCCGCTTGATGCTGTAAAGCTTCTTGCACTTGTTCAATTGTTTCTGTTTCCACTTCTATCGTCAAAGGATAAGGCATTTGGTCGCGAACGTGGGTGATCGCATTTCCAATTCCTCCAGCAGCAGCAATATGGTTATCTTTAATCATGACTGCATCATCTAAACCCATGCGGTGGTTTTTCGCACCGCCTACTTGCGTTGCATACTTCTCAAGCAACCTTAATCCTGGCGTTGTTTTGCGCGTATCAACCAACTGTGTAGGAAGTTCAGCAAGTTTCTCTACATACTTTCGTGTCGAAGTTGCAATCCCACTCAAGCGCATAGCTAAATTTAACGCGACTCGTTCTCCTGTCAGCAGTGCTTCTAGTGAACCTTCTATTTGTGCGACTACTTGTCCTGGCTGACACGATTGCCCTTCATCAACAGTAGTTATAAAACGAGTTTGCTCAGACAAAAGCTGAAATACTCTGGCTGCAACTGGTAATCCGGCAATCACTCCTGGGGCTTTTGCTATCCACTGTGCGCTTACCCACGGATTTTCTGCTGACAATAAACCTTGCGTTGTGCGATCGCCTCGCCCAATATCCTCGATTAACCAAGCACGAAGCATGGGATCTAAAATTAAAAGAGGCGGTAAGACAGCCAAATTTTTCATAACTAATGCTTTCTAATT containing:
- the nadC gene encoding carboxylating nicotinate-nucleotide diphosphorylase — its product is MKNLAVLPPLLILDPMLRAWLIEDIGRGDRTTQGLLSAENPWVSAQWIAKAPGVIAGLPVAARVFQLLSEQTRFITTVDEGQSCQPGQVVAQIEGSLEALLTGERVALNLAMRLSGIATSTRKYVEKLAELPTQLVDTRKTTPGLRLLEKYATQVGGAKNHRMGLDDAVMIKDNHIAAAGGIGNAITHVRDQMPYPLTIEVETETIEQVQEALQHQADIIMLDNMPVEVMCQAVKLIRQYNKRIKIEASGNITLDTIYQVAATGVDYVSTSAPVTHSSWLDLSMKIKG